One genomic segment of Primulina tabacum isolate GXHZ01 chromosome 9, ASM2559414v2, whole genome shotgun sequence includes these proteins:
- the LOC142555962 gene encoding phosphoribosylformylglycinamidine cyclo-ligase, chloroplastic/mitochondrial, with product MNTSCKGNAEVSRCVVNFLHQNSRAEEFGCGHSTKSFLPLSNICKKEARDRSSRRDSVVYSMSSGHMKNHVKAVAGDKGEGLTYKVSGVDIDAGSELVRRIAKMAPGIGGFGGLFPLGDSYLVAGTDGVGTKLKLAFETGIHETIGIDLVAMSVNDIVTSGAKPLFFLDYFATSRLDVDLAEKVIKGIVDGCQQSACALLGGETAEMPDFYAEGEYDLSGFAVGIVKKESVIDGKNIVVGDVLIGLPSSGVHSNGFSLVRRVLERSGLSLKDNLPGSSILLGEALMAPTVIYVKQVLDIISKGGVKGIAHITGGGFTDNIPRVFPQGLGAAIYKDSWVVPPVFKWIQEAGKIEDVEMRRTFNMGIGMVLVVNQEAARRILGAEHGANIAFLIGEVIKGDGVSFK from the exons ATGAATACATCATGTAAAGGAAACGCAGAAGTGTCACGCTGTGTTGTGAATTTTTTGCACCAAAATTCGCGTGCAGAAGAGTTTGGTTGTGGTCATTCAACTAAAAGTTTTTTGCCATTGTCCAATATATGCAAGAAAGAAGCCAGAGATAGAAGTAGTAGGAGAGACAGTGTTGTATATTCAATGTCGAGCGGCCACATGAAAAATCATGTAAAAGCTGTTGCTGGGGATAAGGGCGAGGGACTTACCTACAAGGTTTCTGGTGTTGACATAGACGCTGGTTCAGAGCTTGTCCGAAGGATTGCAAAGATGGCTCCTGGTATTGGAGGATTTGGAGGGCTCTTTCCATTGG GAGATTCCTATCTCGTGGCTGGTACAGATGGCGTTGGAACAAAACTGAAGCTTGCTTTTGAAACTGGGATCCACGAGACTATTGGTATTGATTTG GTGGCAATGAGTGTGAATGACATAGTCACCTCCGGTGCAAAGCCATTATTTTTCCTTGATTACTTTGCTACAAGCAGGCTTGACGTTGATCTTGCAGAAAAG GTCATAAAAGGCATAGTTGATGGTTGCCAGCAATCTGCCTGTGCTCTTCTTGGAGGAGAG ACAGCAGAGATGCCTGATTTCTATGCAGAAGGTGAGTATGATTTGAGTGGTTTTGCTGTGGGCATTGTTAAAAAGGAATCAGTTATCGATGGGAAAAACATAGTGGTTGGTGATGTCCTCATTGGTCTACCATCAAGTGGAGTTCATTCAAATGGATTTTCTCTTGTCAGGAG GGTTCTCGAGCGGAGTGGCCTCTCTTTAAAGGACAACCTACCAGGTTCATCCATCCTTTTAGGTGAAGCTCTAATGGCGCCTACTGTTATTTATGTTAAGCAG GTTCTTGACATCATCAGTAAAGGTGGTGTGAAAGGGATAGCTCATATCACCGGTGGTGGTTTTACTGATAATATACCCCGTGTGTTTCCGCAAGGATTAGGAGCTGCCATATACAAGGACTCTTGGGTTGTCCCTCCTGTTTTCAAATGGATCCAAGAG GCTGGGAAAATAGAAGATGTTGAAATGAGACGAACTTTTAATATGGGGATTGGGATGGTTCTGGTTGTCAACCAGGAGGCCGCTCGTAGGATACTTGGGGCAGAACATGGTGCAAATATAGCGTTTCTCATTGGTGAAGTTATAAAAGGTGACGGAGTGAGTTTCAAATAA
- the LOC142555966 gene encoding LOW QUALITY PROTEIN: WPP domain-associated protein-like (The sequence of the model RefSeq protein was modified relative to this genomic sequence to represent the inferred CDS: deleted 1 base in 1 codon), with protein MESQEVFKDFGVSNEDLILSSESGGGLEQVHEKNGFEQESCGNGCKQLSGLEQGSYGSGSYGSGISALTGFETGKRNLAYEVLEDLEEYWEDINDRLMISRMVSDSVIKGMVTAVEQEAAERVATKELEVANLKECLQSRDVDSSSFEASENLSSSIDACVENNKMREALNGFRNAAKEQFMQIEKEISCIRGYNSIKKSGLDVGLMGLGGILQEKECKNFQVHQSDFEAAEDKCGHCFHMIDDILQYSKISLCDWQQERVVLGQLEDTVMQSVIKSLHEEYKEKLWEQHTRVYGNCDRKRIEKLNKISSLRIQLDAIVKSLSITETGLVSHGSHDLDHLHRKALSNQVSLATSLSEGNGQLEAFKVNFHESYDFQQLKHLSKEDMVKYFNGIITGIRRDHESAIQQRTEEYFSLKRDYLNERRSHVTHRKDEEFDVLRKKIPEVIIKLDCFLLENKKFPAMINNAESVVKLKGELESLHSDNCQLRHSLANKESELKCLEVQVADIAGKLMQQSSNEVNMPKLVASLKSSVEDLCVEASLTEEVHKCAMKQLIGHIRSNYENSIMELAVMRKVYDDLLIEASLPTETSSRCELDDSDIEPLILQELSGMLFKDAVKDAMERLEDLYQELSSEKEIRNSLQINVLQMESEIKWEVDEKEKLKEHIVNLDKEMEHRKKSATDLSILLSKEREQFELALQEVRKLKEHIDQQPILENASNNVKAQLMEAMQKIDLDKAEIHNLTQKLDQTKKDLTEAIEIRNTALALAQERHDMLILREASGEKQNKVIEAATVVVNGMSKKLDDFECRISGMIKKNNLRLEDVSSHLRSLTKIADEFRRSGLTYRYNLERRCSDLQKAEAEVDLLGDEVDALLRLLEKIYNALDHYSPILKHYPGIIEILELVRRELSGESIKPL; from the exons ATGGAGAGTCAAGAGGTATTCAAAGATTTTGGTGTTTCGAACGAGGATCTTATTCTTTCATCTGAAAGTGGTGGTGGGTTGGAGCAAGTTCATGAGAAAAATGGGTTTGAACAGGAGAGCTGCGGAAATGGGTGTAAGCAATTAAGTGGGCTTGAGCAGGGGAGCTATGGGAGTGGGAGCTATGGGAGTGGGATTTCGGCTTTAACTGGATTTGAAACAGGAAAAAGGAATTTAGCATATGAGGTTCTGGAGGATTTGGAGGAGTATTGGGAAGATATAAATGACCGGTTGATGATTTCACGAATGGTTAGTGATTCTGTTATTAAGGGGATGGTGACTGCAGTGGAGCAAGAGGCTGCAGAAAGGGTCGCAACTAAAGAACTAGAAGTGGCCAATTTGAAGGAGTGCCTGCAATCCCGTGATGTCGATTCTAGCTCATTTGAAGCTAGTGAGAATCTATCAAGTTCTATTGATGCATGTGTGGAGAACAATAAAATGAGGGAGGCTTTAAATGGTTTCAGGAATGCTGCAAAGGAGCAATTCATGCAGATTGAGAAGGAGATTAGTTGTATTAGAGGATATAATTCGATCAAGAAGAGTGGCTTGGATGTTGGGTTGATGGGGTTGGGTGGGATTTTACAGGAAAAGGAGTGTAAAAACTTTCAGGTACATCAATCAGATTTTGAAGCAGCTGAAGACAAATGTGGACACTGTTTTCATA TGATCGATGATATTTTACAGTATTCGAAGATATCTCTTTGTGATTGGCAGCAGGAGCGAGTTGTATTAGGGCAACTAGAGGATACAGTGATGCAAAGTGTAATTAAAAGTCTTCACGAGGAGTATAAGGAGAAGTTGTGGGAACAACATACTCGAGTTTATGGAAACTGTGATCGGAAACGGATTGAAAAGTTAAATAAGATATCTAGTTTACGAATTCAGCTAGATGCAATTGTGAAATCTCTCTCAATCACAGAGACAGGGTTAGTTTCTCATGGATCTCATGATTTGGACCATTTGCACCGCAAAGCCTTAAGCAATCAAGTTAGCCTGGCAACATCTCTTAGTGAAGGGAATGGACAGCTTGAGGCGTTTAAAGTTAACTTCCACGAGAGCTACGATTTTCAGCAGCTGAAGCATCTTTCTAAGGAAGACATGGTGAAGTATTTTAATGGCATCATAACTGGGATACGAAGGGATCATGAGTCTGCTATACAACAGAGAACTGAAGAATATTTTAGTTTAAAGCGGGATTATCTTAATGAAAGGAGATCACATGTGACTCACCGAAAAGATGAGGAATTCGACGTGCTTAGGAAAAAGATACCTGAAGTAATTATAAAATTGGACTGCTTTCTTTTAGAAAATAAGAAGTTTCCTGCAATGATAAATAATGCTGAAAGTGTGGTGAAATTGAAAGGTGAACTTGAAAGCCTTCATTCTGATAATTGCCAGCTCAGACACTCCCTTGCCAACAAGGAAAGTGAATTGAAGTGCCTGGAAGTGCAGGTTGCAGACATTGCTGGGAAATTGATGCAGCAATCTTCAAATGAGGTAAATATGCCGAAGCTTGTTGCAAGTCTGAAGTCATCAGTAGAAGATTTATGTGTGGAAGCTTCGCTAACCGAAGAAGTACATAAATGTGCCATGAAACAGCTGATTGGACATATTAGAAGCAACTATGAAAATTCGATTATGGAGCTTGCTGTAATGCGAAAAGTTTACGATGATCTTCTCATCGAAGCTTCTCTTCCTACTGAAACTTCTAGTAGATGTGAACTTGATGATTCAGATATTGAACCACTGATACTGCAAGAATTGagtggaatgttattcaaggaTGCGGTTAAGGATGCCATGGAAAGACTCGAAGACCTGTATCAAGAATTGTCATCTGAGAAGGAAATTAGAAATTCTCTACAAATAAATGTTCTTCAAATGGAAAGTGAAATAAAATGGGAGGTTGACGAAAAGGAAAAATTAAAGGAGCACATAGTAAATTTGGACAAAGAAATGGAGCATAGGAAAAAGTCAGCGACGGACTTGTCGATTTTGTTGTCAAAAGAAAGGGAGCAGTTTGAGCTAGCCTTGCAAGAGGTAAGAAAGCTAAAAGAACATATAGATCAACAGCCAATATTGGAAAATGCTAGCAACAATGTGAAGGCTCAGCTTATGGAGGCAATGCAGAAGATTGATCTTGATAAAGCTGAAATACACAATCTGACACAAAAGCTCGACCAAACAAAAAAGGACTTAACAGAAGCCATAGAAATTAGAAACACAGCCCTTGCTCTTGCTCAAGAAAGGCATGATATGTTAATTTTGAGGGAAGCTAGTGGGGAGAAACAAAATAAGGTAATTGAAGCTGCAACTGTTGTCGTAAATGGAATGTCCAAAAAGCTTGATGATTTTGAATGCAGAATATCGGGGATGATAAAAAAGAACAATTTAAG GCTGGAAGATGTGAGTTCTCATTTGAGATCTCTGACCAAGATTGCTGATGAATTCAGAAGATCGGGGCTGACATACAGATATAACCTGGAGAGAAGATGTTCTGATCTCCAGAAGGCTGAGGCTGAG GTGGATCTTTTAGGAGATGAAGTGGATGCTCTTTTAAGATTACTTGAGAAGATATATAACGCACTGGATCATTATTCACCAATTTTAAAGCATTATCCTGGG ATTATTGAGATCCTGGAATTGGTCCGAAGGGAATTGAGTGGGGAATCCATCAAGCCGTTGTAG